One window of the Candidatus Stygibacter australis genome contains the following:
- a CDS encoding FlgD immunoglobulin-like domain containing protein, producing MFKITFRIFLCVGFIFCINYALSAQVTVYNNFGEEHEGWDYNYQLGWTVAGENVPTQFGIEQAMSFTATEEGFLSDIWLGMFSVPDNVTPDTVYVRLALNTEGLPPEPADVLEEWTIIGFPGWTQWDPPVRIEGNGLTIILQGESYWLWLVASDDSNTGWCMNIDPSLLCPHTIRREGEDWLGVSNETASAFRVDLEPFDGIDGGEIVIENGKWKMENYPNPFNPETSISFYTTESLENTKLTIYNAKGQKVKTLVNGILPAGQHTVVWNGKDDKNNSVSSGIYFYKMQSREYQDMRKMILMK from the coding sequence ATGTTCAAAATTACATTTAGGATTTTTTTATGCGTAGGATTTATATTTTGCATAAATTATGCTTTGAGTGCACAGGTAACAGTTTACAATAATTTTGGTGAGGAACATGAAGGATGGGATTATAATTACCAATTGGGTTGGACAGTTGCCGGAGAAAATGTACCTACTCAGTTTGGTATAGAGCAGGCAATGAGTTTCACTGCAACAGAAGAAGGTTTTCTTAGCGATATCTGGCTTGGAATGTTCAGTGTTCCTGATAATGTTACCCCTGATACGGTGTATGTTAGGCTAGCGTTAAATACAGAAGGTTTACCACCAGAACCTGCCGATGTATTAGAGGAATGGACAATTATTGGTTTCCCTGGCTGGACTCAATGGGATCCTCCTGTTCGTATTGAAGGTAATGGATTGACAATAATCTTACAGGGAGAGTCCTACTGGCTATGGTTAGTGGCAAGTGACGATTCAAATACTGGATGGTGTATGAATATTGACCCGAGCTTGCTCTGTCCTCATACGATTCGCAGAGAAGGTGAGGATTGGCTGGGTGTCAGCAATGAGACAGCAAGTGCATTTAGAGTGGATTTGGAACCATTCGATGGAATCGATGGGGGTGAAATTGTAATTGAAAATGGAAAATGGAAAATGGAAAATTATCCTAACCCCTTTAATCCTGAAACATCAATTTCATTTTACACCACTGAGAGCTTAGAAAATACGAAGCTTACGATATACAATGCGAAAGGTCAGAAAGTTAAAACACTGGTTAATGGAATATTGCCAGCCGGTCAGCACACGGTAGTCTGGAATGGAAAAGATGATAAAAATAATTCTGTTTCCAGTGGAATATATTTTTATAAAATGCAAAGTAGAGAATATCAGGATATGAGGAAGATGATCCTGATGAAATAA
- a CDS encoding DOMON domain-containing protein — MKFKILIFSLLVVMVFYSGCNRLSDEIMGPDEVIIDSLGFSEVSAAGVTFKYKVEDTDLHCILSGNTSGWLSVGINPSSQMKNGNFIMGYVSDGTGYMRDDWGISNTTHVSDISLNGEDNITMIAASESGGISELEFTIPLNSGDQYDQVLEIDQTYPVILARGNNDDFDSMHSATGYANITISTTGGGNGGDGHTSVMPDTTQYLHLETSGMKFYWLVDTDTLYCVVTAPTTGWVGIGFDQDNVMQNANFIIGYVESDSIGYFRDDWGSEPTIHVSDESMGGTSDLYNMGGIEANGESIIYFSIPLDSGDSYDKPLAWDESYPIILAYGSEDSFMSMHTAAEFSSFTVDNTTGGGGTGNTTAFPDTTQYLSLKEGDISYYWLVDPDTIHVLVSAPTTGWVGIGFDQDNVMQGANFIIGYVENDTIGYLRDDWGNTPSVHSSDIVNGGTEDIYHTGGLESGGETFIYFSMPLNSGDPYDKPLAWDESYPVILAYGLDDDFSAMHTGAEFSSFTVDNTTGGGGGGGGNTHTFPDTTLYLSLETIGMKYYWLVDPDTIHVVVSAPTNGWVAIGFDQVNVMQGANFIIGYVENDSIGYLRDDWGNTPTVHSADVNNGGTEDIYFTGGLETGGETFIYFSMPLDSGDPYDKPLNWDENYPVILAYGNDDSFSSMHANAGFSSFTVDNTTGGGENGVTTGGDISLDDDTLGFNVVYKSGFTFKWKIVGDSLRCMLEAPTTGWLAVGFDPSEEMQDANFIIGYVDNGITYIRDDFGVSEILHSADLGLGGENNVRRVFGHEESGSSEMRFTIPLNSGDMYDRAIVPGNEYKVIFAHGFNGADDFNSMHAEAEDEDVQF; from the coding sequence GTGAAATTCAAAATATTGATATTCTCATTATTAGTTGTAATGGTCTTTTATTCTGGCTGTAACAGGCTAAGTGACGAGATCATGGGTCCTGACGAAGTAATTATTGATAGTCTGGGCTTTTCGGAGGTTAGCGCAGCAGGAGTAACCTTTAAATATAAAGTTGAAGATACTGATCTGCATTGCATTCTAAGTGGAAATACTTCTGGCTGGTTAAGTGTAGGGATCAATCCAAGTTCCCAAATGAAAAACGGGAACTTTATTATGGGCTATGTTAGTGACGGAACTGGTTACATGCGAGACGACTGGGGAATATCTAACACTACTCATGTTTCGGATATTAGTCTTAATGGTGAAGATAATATCACTATGATCGCAGCTTCAGAAAGTGGCGGAATATCCGAGCTGGAATTTACTATTCCTCTGAACTCCGGAGATCAATATGATCAGGTGCTGGAAATTGATCAAACCTATCCTGTAATACTGGCGCGGGGAAATAATGATGATTTTGATTCCATGCATTCAGCAACTGGATATGCAAATATTACTATATCTACTACTGGTGGAGGAAATGGCGGAGATGGTCACACATCAGTAATGCCAGATACTACTCAATATCTGCATTTGGAAACAAGCGGGATGAAATTCTATTGGCTGGTAGATACTGATACACTTTATTGTGTAGTTACTGCCCCTACAACCGGCTGGGTTGGAATTGGTTTTGATCAGGATAACGTGATGCAAAATGCCAATTTCATTATAGGCTATGTAGAAAGTGATTCTATTGGCTATTTCAGAGATGACTGGGGAAGTGAACCTACAATTCATGTTTCGGATGAGAGTATGGGTGGCACTTCGGATCTATATAATATGGGTGGTATAGAAGCTAATGGAGAATCAATTATCTATTTCTCAATTCCCCTGGATAGTGGTGATAGTTATGATAAACCCCTGGCCTGGGATGAATCATATCCGATCATCCTCGCTTACGGGTCTGAGGACAGCTTTATGTCTATGCATACTGCAGCAGAATTTTCATCATTTACAGTTGATAATACTACTGGTGGCGGTGGCACTGGAAATACCACAGCGTTTCCTGATACCACCCAGTATCTTTCTTTGAAAGAAGGTGATATAAGTTATTACTGGCTGGTAGATCCTGACACAATCCATGTATTAGTATCAGCTCCGACAACTGGCTGGGTAGGGATAGGCTTTGATCAGGATAATGTGATGCAGGGCGCAAATTTCATCATTGGCTATGTGGAAAATGATACAATCGGTTATTTGCGAGATGATTGGGGAAATACACCTTCAGTCCATTCTTCAGATATAGTTAATGGTGGAACAGAAGATATTTATCATACAGGAGGATTGGAATCAGGTGGAGAAACCTTCATTTATTTTTCCATGCCGCTGAATAGTGGTGATCCCTATGATAAACCCCTGGCCTGGGATGAAAGCTACCCTGTAATTCTTGCTTATGGTCTTGATGATGATTTTTCTGCCATGCATACTGGGGCAGAATTTTCCAGCTTCACAGTAGATAATACTACTGGTGGTGGCGGTGGAGGTGGTGGAAATACCCATACCTTTCCTGATACCACACTGTATTTATCTCTGGAAACTATTGGCATGAAATATTACTGGCTGGTCGATCCTGACACAATTCACGTAGTTGTATCAGCACCCACTAATGGCTGGGTTGCTATCGGTTTTGATCAGGTAAACGTGATGCAGGGAGCAAATTTCATTATCGGTTATGTGGAAAACGATTCAATCGGGTATCTGCGTGATGATTGGGGAAATACACCTACTGTCCATTCAGCTGATGTTAATAATGGCGGAACAGAAGATATTTACTTCACTGGAGGATTGGAAACAGGAGGTGAAACCTTCATCTATTTTTCCATGCCTCTCGATAGTGGTGATCCTTATGATAAACCTCTTAACTGGGATGAAAATTATCCCGTGATCCTCGCTTATGGTAATGATGACAGTTTTTCATCCATGCATGCTAATGCAGGATTTTCTTCCTTTACAGTTGATAATACAACTGGTGGTGGAGAAAATGGAGTTACAACAGGTGGTGATATCAGTCTGGACGATGATACTCTGGGATTTAACGTGGTTTATAAGAGTGGCTTCACCTTCAAATGGAAGATTGTGGGTGACTCTCTGAGATGCATGCTGGAAGCTCCTACCACAGGCTGGCTGGCAGTAGGATTTGATCCCTCTGAAGAGATGCAGGATGCTAACTTCATCATTGGATATGTTGATAATGGTATAACTTATATCCGGGATGATTTTGGCGTATCTGAAATATTGCATTCCGCAGATTTAGGATTAGGTGGCGAGAACAACGTGAGAAGGGTTTTCGGCCATGAAGAGAGTGGATCATCTGAGATGAGGTTCACAATCCCTCTAAATTCGGGAGATATGTATGATAGAGCGATAGTTCCCGGTAACGAATATAAGGTCATTTTTGCTCATGGATTTAATGGTGCTGATGATTTCAACTCCATGCACGCTGAAGCAGAAGACGAAGATGTCCAATTTTAG
- a CDS encoding VOC family protein has translation MELGAFSVSLSVKDINKSKTFYEKLGFKEFGGEISQNWLILKNGICVIGLFQDMFDKNILTFNPGWDENAQKLASFTDVRELQKNLKAEGMEIQTEAEESTQGPASFVIIDPDGNPILFDQHV, from the coding sequence ATGGAATTAGGAGCTTTTTCGGTAAGTTTGAGTGTGAAAGATATAAATAAGTCCAAGACGTTTTATGAAAAACTTGGGTTTAAAGAGTTTGGTGGCGAAATTTCTCAAAACTGGCTGATCCTTAAGAACGGCATTTGTGTAATCGGCTTATTCCAGGATATGTTCGATAAGAATATTCTCACTTTCAATCCGGGCTGGGATGAGAATGCACAAAAACTTGCATCGTTTACTGATGTAAGAGAACTTCAGAAAAACTTGAAAGCGGAAGGAATGGAAATTCAAACAGAAGCAGAGGAATCAACGCAGGGGCCAGCAAGCTTTGTAATAATTGATCCGGATGGGAATCCCATCCTTTTTGATCAGCATGTTTAG
- a CDS encoding DUF6132 family protein: MIRILSVIAGGVLGWLYYHFVGCMSGSCPVTSNPYITIIFGAAFFGLLLPDIIKKKKDKKNSNDQG, encoded by the coding sequence ATGATAAGAATATTATCAGTTATTGCGGGTGGTGTTCTGGGCTGGCTTTATTATCATTTTGTGGGCTGCATGAGTGGCTCCTGCCCGGTAACATCAAATCCTTATATAACTATTATCTTTGGAGCAGCTTTCTTTGGTTTACTACTGCCAGATATTATAAAAAAGAAAAAAGATAAGAAAAATAGTAATGATCAAGGTTAA
- a CDS encoding choice-of-anchor Q domain-containing protein has protein sequence MKKTFLICILFCMLAVMNAALLVDGQMETANRSIINVPGDYTTIQEAISASVNGDTILVDEGTYFENINFIGRAITIASYYLIDEDYSHIENTIIDGSQPSNPNYSSVVRYTSGEGLESILCGFTLTGGAGSYEPGVGMFGGGISMHNSSPRLENLIITDNVILNSSGGSGIYCSMSSPSIYNVVITNNSSGWGAGVFCFGNVVPSLENVIITGNSAYENGGGIFNNMTNMTLKNATISGNSAGDSGGGICCWNNSDPTFENVIISDNSAWDTGGGIYCWDNSNPVLRNVIITGNSADEEGGGIACLTNSGIEMINVTMSDNTADIGGGIWCRNNSNPELLNCTFWNDLPEEICFHYGDNPNTVTISYSDIQGGEEAIVIYNGAVNWLEGNIDEDPLFAGTGEYPFSLLDDSPCINAGIQDITGLELPELDPAGNPRVFGGRIDMGTFENQNVIVNTDEELVDPAAKLSQNYPNPFNPTTTIAFEIHGEDAQLGIYNIKGMKVKHFSLTSRQTSITWDGTNDNGQTVSSGVYFYMLRSGGFEQKNKMLLLK, from the coding sequence ATGAAGAAGACATTTTTAATTTGTATCTTGTTTTGTATGCTGGCAGTGATGAATGCGGCACTACTTGTTGATGGTCAAATGGAAACAGCAAACCGAAGCATTATAAATGTTCCGGGAGATTATACTACAATACAGGAAGCAATAAGTGCATCTGTTAATGGTGATACTATTTTGGTGGATGAAGGTACTTATTTCGAGAATATCAATTTTATAGGAAGAGCGATTACTATAGCCAGTTATTATCTGATCGATGAAGATTATTCCCATATAGAAAACACGATTATTGACGGCAGTCAACCTTCGAATCCTAACTATTCCTCAGTTGTGAGATATACTTCCGGGGAAGGTTTAGAATCCATATTATGTGGATTTACACTCACTGGAGGTGCTGGAAGCTATGAACCCGGTGTAGGAATGTTCGGGGGCGGGATCAGTATGCATAATTCGTCACCCAGACTGGAAAACCTGATAATAACCGATAATGTGATCCTCAATTCCAGCGGAGGCAGCGGTATATATTGCAGTATGTCATCTCCCAGTATTTATAATGTAGTAATCACTAATAATTCCAGTGGTTGGGGAGCTGGAGTATTCTGCTTCGGAAACGTGGTTCCGAGTCTGGAAAATGTGATAATTACCGGTAATTCAGCCTACGAAAATGGGGGAGGTATATTTAATAACATGACCAATATGACCTTGAAAAATGCGACTATTTCGGGTAATTCTGCAGGCGATTCAGGAGGTGGGATCTGTTGCTGGAATAATTCAGATCCAACTTTTGAGAATGTTATAATCAGTGATAATTCAGCATGGGATACAGGTGGAGGAATATATTGCTGGGACAATTCCAACCCGGTATTAAGAAATGTAATAATTACCGGTAATTCAGCCGACGAAGAGGGTGGAGGAATAGCATGCCTGACAAATTCAGGCATAGAAATGATCAATGTGACCATGTCAGATAATACTGCTGATATTGGAGGTGGGATCTGGTGCAGGAATAATTCAAATCCTGAGCTGCTAAATTGCACTTTCTGGAATGACCTACCGGAAGAGATATGTTTTCATTACGGTGATAATCCCAATACTGTTACAATTTCGTATTCAGATATTCAGGGAGGAGAAGAAGCAATCGTTATTTACAACGGAGCGGTTAACTGGCTGGAAGGTAATATTGATGAAGACCCGTTATTTGCTGGAACAGGAGAATATCCTTTCTCTTTACTGGATGATTCTCCCTGCATTAATGCCGGTATTCAGGATATAACAGGATTGGAATTACCGGAACTCGATCCTGCTGGAAACCCCAGGGTTTTTGGTGGCAGAATAGATATGGGTACTTTTGAAAATCAGAACGTTATTGTGAATACAGATGAAGAACTGGTAGATCCGGCTGCAAAGCTCAGTCAAAATTACCCAAATCCGTTCAATCCCACTACTACCATTGCCTTTGAAATCCACGGTGAGGATGCGCAACTCGGCATCTACAACATCAAAGGTATGAAGGTAAAACACTTCTCTTTAACCAGCCGGCAAACATCAATTACCTGGGATGGAACCAATGATAATGGTCAGACAGTTTCGTCAGGAGTATATTTCTACATGCTGAGATCAGGAGGTTTTGAACAAAAAAATAAAATGCTCTTGTTGAAATAA
- the glmS gene encoding glutamine--fructose-6-phosphate transaminase (isomerizing) produces the protein MCGIVGYIGKRNTIPIVMEGLKRLEYRGYDSAGLAIINRKLQLEVFKQKGKIVELERILPESGRTYSNIGIGHTRWATHGKPTAINAHPHICSQNKIALVHNGIIENYKILKNKLMDQGYTFESETDSEVLAKLIGFFYQKDNNLVIAVKTALKLAKGAYGIAVICSDDPKQIVAARKGSPLILGIGNDEFFVASDVNAVIIHTKKVIYLNDDEIVSITKDNFEITNLDNEIIEAKISEVDWDISAIEKGDYKHFMLKEIFEQPVSVENAFRGRLISKLSTVRLGGLNMTPAELRSIQKIQIIACGTSWHSGLIGKFVIESLARIPVEVEYASEFRYRNPIITPGTIVFVISQSGETADTLAALREAKARGVKVFGITNVVGSTIARETDGGVYIHAGTEIGVASTKAFTSQTTVLILLGVMLGRINHIEPAYGKRFINELRLIPEKIELILQSNDYIREIAKTIVDSSNALYLGRGIHFPVALEGALKLKEISYIHAEGYPAAEMKHGPIALIDKNMPVIAIALKDEIYEKIISNLQEVNARSGRIITIATQGDELVKDFSKDVIYIPETLDILQPLLSVIPLQMLAYHIADLRNLDIDQPRNLAKSVTVE, from the coding sequence ATGTGTGGAATTGTAGGATATATAGGAAAGAGAAATACTATCCCAATTGTAATGGAAGGATTAAAGCGTCTCGAATATAGAGGTTACGATAGTGCTGGTCTGGCAATAATCAATAGAAAATTACAATTAGAAGTTTTTAAACAAAAAGGAAAGATTGTAGAACTTGAGCGTATCCTGCCTGAATCTGGAAGAACTTATAGTAATATAGGAATAGGTCATACACGCTGGGCTACTCATGGTAAACCAACTGCAATAAATGCCCACCCGCACATATGCAGCCAAAACAAGATCGCCTTAGTTCATAATGGCATAATTGAGAATTACAAAATTCTCAAAAATAAACTTATGGATCAAGGTTATACTTTTGAAAGTGAGACAGATTCAGAGGTTCTGGCAAAACTGATTGGTTTCTTCTATCAAAAAGATAATAATCTTGTTATCGCAGTAAAGACAGCCCTGAAATTAGCTAAGGGTGCTTATGGAATTGCTGTGATCTGCAGTGATGATCCCAAACAAATTGTGGCAGCAAGAAAAGGCAGCCCCTTGATCCTTGGAATCGGTAATGATGAGTTTTTTGTTGCATCTGATGTAAATGCTGTAATTATCCATACAAAAAAAGTTATTTATCTTAACGATGATGAAATTGTCTCTATTACAAAAGATAACTTCGAGATCACGAACCTTGATAATGAGATAATTGAGGCAAAAATATCTGAAGTGGACTGGGATATTTCAGCAATAGAAAAAGGTGATTACAAGCATTTCATGCTGAAAGAGATATTTGAGCAGCCAGTTTCAGTTGAAAATGCCTTCCGAGGCAGGTTGATAAGTAAACTGTCTACAGTGAGACTGGGTGGTTTGAATATGACCCCAGCCGAATTAAGAAGCATTCAGAAAATTCAGATAATCGCCTGCGGTACTTCCTGGCATTCCGGTCTAATTGGTAAATTTGTAATTGAATCTCTGGCCAGAATCCCTGTAGAAGTGGAATATGCCAGTGAATTCCGCTATCGAAACCCAATTATTACACCCGGTACAATTGTTTTCGTCATTAGTCAGTCCGGTGAAACTGCCGATACACTTGCTGCTTTGCGAGAGGCAAAGGCAAGAGGTGTCAAGGTCTTTGGAATTACCAACGTAGTGGGAAGCACCATAGCCAGAGAAACTGATGGAGGAGTATATATCCATGCCGGAACTGAGATTGGAGTCGCTTCCACAAAAGCTTTTACTTCCCAAACTACGGTTCTTATTCTCCTGGGAGTTATGCTGGGAAGGATAAATCACATTGAACCAGCCTATGGAAAACGATTCATCAATGAATTAAGGCTTATACCTGAAAAAATTGAGCTGATCCTCCAAAGCAACGACTATATCAGAGAAATCGCAAAAACCATTGTGGACTCTTCAAATGCACTATACCTGGGAAGAGGCATACATTTTCCTGTTGCCCTGGAAGGTGCTTTGAAACTTAAAGAGATATCCTATATCCATGCTGAGGGATATCCTGCAGCTGAAATGAAGCATGGACCTATTGCTTTGATAGATAAAAACATGCCAGTAATCGCCATTGCCCTGAAGGATGAAATTTATGAAAAAATTATCTCAAATCTTCAGGAAGTGAATGCGCGAAGCGGCAGGATCATTACAATTGCCACTCAAGGTGATGAGTTGGTCAAAGATTTCAGTAAAGATGTAATATATATTCCGGAAACGTTGGATATTCTCCAACCGCTCTTATCAGTAATTCCCCTTCAAATGCTGGCTTATCATATCGCCGATCTGAGAAACCTGGATATTGATCAGCCTCGTAATCTGGCAAAAAGTGTTACTGTGGAATAG
- a CDS encoding DUF5777 family beta-barrel protein, giving the protein MRFKFIVVFLFIVSTLLAYDFSMINLINPSGLKAKEFEIMIRHRFYGDITDDPLNNFLGMDAGANVNLSARYQFYRKAEVKISYSRRKSEKIYGLAYRIDIEDFPVYGQFGIDYFSYEELSQPEPTRSNMFYYLSLQNEEILERFVTTLNTAYDGYNERFVLGLGFALELVDNISLLGEYYPVLDRDTADARLAQYIGAEDAYAFGIKLDTYAHQFIFLLSNSDDVGFRRVSFGVDKDSYLRLGFNIQRRLE; this is encoded by the coding sequence ATGCGATTCAAGTTCATCGTTGTTTTCCTCTTTATAGTTTCAACCCTACTGGCATACGATTTCAGCATGATCAATCTGATCAATCCCTCAGGATTGAAGGCAAAAGAATTTGAGATCATGATCAGACATCGGTTTTATGGAGATATTACTGATGATCCTTTGAATAATTTTCTGGGTATGGATGCGGGAGCGAATGTCAATCTAAGTGCCAGATACCAATTCTACCGTAAAGCGGAAGTAAAAATCTCTTATAGCCGGCGTAAAAGTGAAAAGATATATGGCCTGGCATATCGTATTGACATTGAGGATTTTCCTGTTTATGGGCAATTTGGTATCGACTATTTTTCTTATGAGGAATTGAGTCAGCCTGAACCTACCAGAAGTAACATGTTTTACTATTTATCACTCCAGAATGAAGAGATACTTGAAAGATTTGTAACTACTCTGAATACAGCTTACGATGGCTATAATGAGAGATTTGTTTTAGGATTGGGGTTCGCATTAGAACTGGTGGACAATATCAGTCTTTTAGGTGAATATTATCCGGTCTTGGATCGAGATACAGCAGATGCCAGGCTTGCTCAATATATAGGAGCAGAAGATGCCTATGCATTTGGGATAAAATTGGATACTTATGCTCATCAATTCATTTTCCTGCTGAGCAATTCAGATGATGTGGGTTTCCGAAGAGTAAGCTTTGGTGTAGATAAGGATTCCTATTTGAGATTAGGATTCAACATTCAACGTCGTCTGGAATAA
- a CDS encoding GNAT family acetyltransferase produces MKIEIRAFQKEDTAEVIRLWTACGLIVPWNDPYKDIQRKLAVQPELFLVGFLERYIITSVMAGYDGHRGWIYYLAVHPDHQHSGFGREIMMEAEKLLLNMGCSKINLQVRSSNKSVIEFYQSIGYTRDEVISLGKRLVKDD; encoded by the coding sequence ATGAAAATAGAAATAAGAGCATTCCAGAAAGAAGATACAGCCGAAGTAATTCGGTTATGGACCGCCTGTGGATTGATTGTTCCCTGGAATGACCCATATAAAGATATCCAGCGTAAACTTGCTGTTCAACCTGAATTGTTCCTGGTGGGCTTTCTGGAGCGGTACATCATTACCTCTGTCATGGCAGGATATGATGGACACCGGGGATGGATATACTATCTGGCTGTGCATCCAGATCACCAGCACTCAGGATTTGGAAGGGAGATAATGATGGAAGCAGAGAAGCTACTACTTAATATGGGTTGCTCCAAAATCAACCTGCAGGTTCGCAGCTCCAATAAATCAGTTATTGAATTTTATCAGTCAATTGGTTACACAAGAGACGAAGTTATTAGTCTGGGTAAACGTCTTGTGAAGGATGACTGA